From Oryza sativa Japonica Group chromosome 4, ASM3414082v1, one genomic window encodes:
- the LOC4336959 gene encoding ent-kaurene synthase-like 3 (The RefSeq protein has 1 frameshift compared to this genomic sequence): MFQLELVNVVMHQRKAIEDTMRKKKKQQLHKFEMLPSPYDTAWVAMVPLPGSSSQLPCFPQCVEWILQNQQSNGSWDLNQLDSITKDALLSTLACVLALRRGLLFIGRNFSIAMDEQLAAPIGFNITFPGMLSSVIEMGLEVPIGQTDVERVLHLQETELKREYEENYRGRNTYMAYVSEGLGNAQDWNEVMNFQRKNGSLFNSLSITAAVLVHNYDAKAHRYLNLLLNKFGTAVYTKNIHRQLSMLDALENMGISRHFDGEIKSILDMTYSCWLQRDEEVMLDITTCAMAFRILRMNGYDVSSDDLCHIAEVSDFHSSHQGYLSDTRTLLELYKASEVSVADNEFILDRIGSWSGRLLKEQLSSGALQRTSSIFEEVEHALDCPFYATLDRLVHKRNIEHFAAMSIYHMLKTTYLPCQTAQDLVALGARNFSTTQSIYQDELERIDSWVKENRLHELKFARQKSAYFYLSAAGTVFDPEMSDARIWWAINGVLTTVVDDFFDVGGSREELENLISLVEMWDEHHKEELYSEQVEIVFFAIFNSVNQLGAKVSAVQGRDVTKHLIEIWLDLLRSMMTEVEWRISNYVPTPEEYMENAAMTFALGPIVLPALYLVGPKIPESVVRDSEYNELFRLMSTCGRLLNDVQTYEREDGEGKVNSVSLLVIQSGGSVSIEEARREIMKPIERCRRELLGLVLRRGSAVPGPCKELFWKMCKVCYFFYSRGDGFSSPTAKSAAVDAVIRDPLDLAAVVASQEPIYIIPAS; this comes from the exons ATGTTTCAGTTAGAATTAGTGAACGTCGTCATGCACCAGAGGAAAGCAATAGAGGATAcaatgaggaagaagaagaagcagcagcttcACAAATTCGAGATGTTGCCGTCTCCCTACGACACGGCATGGGTGGCCATGGTGCCTCTGCCCGGATCATCATCTCAGCTTCCATGCTTCCCACAATGCGTTGAGTGGATACTACAGAACCAGCAGAGCAATGGTTCTTGGGACCTCAACCAGCTGGACTCAATCACCAAGGATGCTCTCTTGTCCACACTGGCTTGTGTTCTTGCACTCAGGAGAG GACTGCTTTTTATTGGAAGGAATTTCTCCATTGCTATGGATGAGCAGCTGGCTGCTCCTATTGGATTCAATATAACTTTTCCTGGTATGCTTAGCTCTGTAATTGAGATGGGTTTGGAGGTTCCTATTGGACAAACCGACGTCGAAAGAGTACTTCATCTCCAGGAAACGGAATTGAAAAG AGAATATGAGGAGAACTATCGTGGGAGAAACacatatatggcatatgtgtcAGAAGGATTAGGGAATGCCCAAGACTGGAATGAAGTTATGAATTTCCAGAGGAAGAACGGATCATTGTTCAACTCCCTTTCCATAACAGCTGCGGTGTTAGTCCATAATTATGATGCTAAAGCTCACCGATACTTAAATTTGCTTCTGAACAAATTTGGCACTGCAG TGTATACGAAAAATATACATCGCCAACTTTCCATGCTTGATGCGCTTGAAAATATGGGAATATCTCGGCATTTTGATGGTGAGATCAAGAGTATACTGGACATGACATACAG TTGTTGGTtacagagagatgaggaagttATGCTGGACATCACAACATGTGCAATGGCATTTCGTATTCTTCGGATGAATGGATATGATGTTTCTTCTG ATGACCTGTGTCATATCGCTGAAGTTTCTGATTTCCATAGTTCGCATCAAGGATATTTGAGTGACACAAGAACATTACTAGAACTATACAAGGCTTCAGAAGTCAGTGTTGCAGATAATGAGTTTATTCTAGATAGAATAGGCTCTTGGTCAGGTCGGTTACTGAAGGAACAGCTTAGCTCTGGTGCGTTGCAAAGAACTTCATCAATATTTGAAGAG GTGGAACATGCTCTTGACTGTCCGTTCTACGCAACATTGGATCGTCTAGTCCATAAAAGGAACATCGAACATTTTGCCGCGATGAGC ATATATCATATGCTCAAAACAACATACCT GCCTTGTCAAACCGCTCAAGATCTTGTAGCTTTGGGTGCCAGAAATTTCAGTACTACTCAATCTATTTACCAGGATGAACTTGAGCGTATAGACAG TTGGGTGAAAGAGAACAGACTTCATGAGCTGAAGTTTGCACGGCAGAAATCTGCTTATTTCTATCTCTCTGCTGCTGGAACGGTTTTTGATCCAGAAATGTCTGATGCTCGCATTTGGTGGGCTATAAACGGGGTGCTTACAACTGTCGTCGACGATTTCTTTGACGTTGGAGGATCAAGAGAAGAATTGGAAAACCTCATTTCACTAGTAGAGAT GTGGGATGAGCATCACAAAGAGGAGCTCTACTCTGAACAAGTAGAGATTGTATTTTTTGCCATCTTCAATTCAGTTAATCAGCTTGGAGCAAAGGTTTCTGCTGTACAAGGCCGTGATGTGACCAAACACCTAATAGAAATA TGGCTAGATTTGCTTAGGTCCATGATGACCGAGGTAGAATGGAGGATCAGCAACTACGTGCCTACACCAGAGGAGTACATGGAAAATGCGGCCATGACATTTGCATTGGGCCCAATTGTGCTCCCAGCTTTGTATCTTGTCGGACCAAAGATCCCTGAATCTGTCGTCAGAGATTCAGAGTACAACGAGTTGTTCAGACTGATGAGCACATGTGGTCGTCTCCTGAATGATGTTCAGACATACGAG AGGGAGGATGGCGAGGGCAAGGTGAACAGTGTGTCGCTGCTTGTCATTCAGAGCGGCGGTTCAGTGTCCATCGAAGAGGCTAGAAGAGAGATCATGAAGCCGATCGAGAGATGCAGGAGAGAGCTGCTGGGGCTGGTGCTCAGGAGAGGCAGCGCCGTCCCCGGGCCGTGCAAGGAGCTGTTCTGGAAGATGTGCAAGGTCTGCTATTTCTTCTACTCCCGTGGCGACGGCTTCAGCTCGCCGACGGCGAAGTCCGCCGCCGTGGACGCGGTGATCCGCGACCCACTCgatctcgccgccgtcgtcgcaagCCAAGAACCCATATATATCATTCCTGCTTCGTGA